The DNA window ATTTATTCATTCTAGCTTCATTGAGTACCAACATGAAATTAACTAAGACAACTACAACTAGAGCAGCATGAACTCATACGACGCATTGAAAAagatcaataaaataaaagaaccaATAACTTGCCTGCTGAACATCAAGCCCTCTTGCCCAAACATCAGTAGTGATTAGGACACGTGTAGTTCCAGATCGGAACTCCCCCATGATTGCATCTCTTTCCTTTTGAGGCATGTCCCCATGCATATGGGAAACTGTGAAGTTATTACTTCGCATCTTCTCAGTCAACCATTCAACCTGGAGGCAGCAGATCacataaaaaaatctataagaaacaatttcaatGATAGTATGCAAATACAAAAAGGCAGAAACCCCcatgaaagagaaaatatttaaattctcaCATCAGATAAAGGAGTCCAAGAATCAGTGCAATGTGATCTAGAACAGAGATAGGCATCCAGTTGTTAGAAGCACATAGTAGAAAAAGGGTAAGGGATAGGTCTGATAAGTAGTTGTGATAGAGGCTGTAGGACGCTTTGCAACAAATAGTTAGCTTCAGTGTGATCCTCAGCAAGTATTTAGAAGGAAAGTCCAGTAGAATATGGGTACTTTTTGGGTTATAGTGACCAGGGGTTATGAGTGTAGAGGATCTCTGGGATTATCCTTATGCAATGATGTGCTCTTCCTAATTAATAAAAGCTAGTTCTATCCTCAAATAGACTTTTCAGGTCACACTGTTGCGGGGTAAAATTGTactaaaacaataaataaggATGAGGACCAAAGGTTGCGCAAACAATGTTCCAAACATTCGGAACATACCAAAATCATGTATAGAGGCAAACATGCATAAAATAtctaacaataaaatatttttggtttCAGAATGAGTCTGACAAGAGTTCTAGAAGATCTACTTGAAGGAGAACTAAACAAATTTGACCCACATTACCTTTCGCTTGGTGTTACAGAAAATTACAGCTTGGGTGATAGTCAAGGTGTCATAAAGATCACATAAGGTATCAAACTTCCACTCTTCCCTTTCAACTGCAACGAAGAATTGCTTAATACCCTGTCAATTTAAAAGCATGCATCAGGGTGTTGATATATTTCAGGAGAGCATTTCatcatctaaaaataaaatattacgaACCTCTAAAGTTAACTCATCACGCTTGACAAGGATCCTCACAGGATCTGTCATAAACTTGTTTGTCATCTCAAGGATTTCATGAGGAAGGGTAGCAGAAATCAAGACAACCTATCATTAATATTGATGGGAAAACTCATTAAATCAAccaacctaaaaatagaaaaattcataaaaacaagtaaaagacACTAGTTGCTCATAACCAAACCGTTAAACAGTGCAtaaaatgacatataaagtataaaatttagaaatccCATATGTACAAGAATATATAATCAATATCACATTTGTTATAAACTGACACATGAAGGAAACAAATGCAAGCAAATATCAAGATTAAATGTCAGCCACATCAAGCACGACATCATAGAaaccataaaaaattatttgggaAAACACTACTGTTATTTCTTGGTCGTCTGAGAAGTCCTAACTCTTCCCgtacaaaatagaaaatcaaCATGTAATATTgcagaaaaaatattattgaaactacAAATTTGTCATCAATACGTTTAGAAAAGCatgtatgaaaaataataattttcatgttCAACAAGTTAAAGAAGACATGCTTAGCAACAATTCAATGATAGAGcagaatttcatttttatcctCCTATGCCTCCCATGAGCACAATCATTAACACATTGGGGGGAAGGGGGAGAGAAGGAAAACCTGAAGTTCTGGTGGGAGATATCGATATACATCATAAATTTGGTCTTTAAACCCTCTGCTCAGCATTTCATCAGACTCATCctgaaaaatcaaatattagaaaatgacATGATAAAAGAGAGATAATTATACTGCTAACAGGAGAGATAAATTGAAGGGCACccaaaattaccaaaattaaCAGCTTAATGGCTCGGGTACGCAGTGTCCTTCTCTTGATCATGTCACAGACTCTTCCAGGAGTTCCTGACACAACCTGAACTCCAAACTCAAGCTTTCTGATATCTTCACCCACACTTTTTCCTCCGATACATGAGTGTGCTTGTATATTAATGTAGTCGCCAATTGCCAATATAACCTTCTCTGTCTGGGTTGCCAATTCTCTCGTAGGGGACAAGATCAAGGCCTGCACCCTGATTAGATTAAGATGCATAATGATCATAAGAGTTTGAAGTTAAAGAGATCGTCTTACAAAAACGATCATgtgtaaattgaaaaaatctcCTGGGCTAGGAGTTGAATGCATATTCAAATCTTCTACGACAAAAAAACGAATGTAGTGGTACTTTGGGGAGGTTTCATTAATTTGGCATCCTAGCGAAATTCCAAAGCTAAATAACACGAGGTTATAACAACTTCTTGTGAAAAGAACCAACTGACATCCAAACAATTTTCTTCCTGTGCATTTGGATTTCTGAGCTAGGAACTACACAACTTCTATAGAATTTGAATCcaatacaaaaataagaaatatattaagaggaagagagaCATGAACATTGAATACTCGATAGAGTAAACGGGACTCACTCTCTACTGGATGTATCAACCACCTGGCAAACGGTAAGTGCAATCATGGAGGTCTTGCCAGTTCCAGATTGGGCCTGAGCAATAACATCTCGACCCTCAATAATCGGCCTCACAGCTCTCTGCTGAATAGCCGAGGGCTTTTCAAAACCGTATGCATATATTCCACGGAGAAGATCATCCTTAATGCCCATCTGATCAAAACTCAAGATCGGCTCAACCCCCTCCGTCGTCTCGAATTCCAACTTGTCTTCCGGGGCAGTAACCGCACGCCGCCGATTCGGCGGTACAACGCTTGTTGTAGCTGCAGCCGCCATGTCCGTTGGCGTAGTTTCCTAGATCGCGATTGAGGACTCGATTAACCGGATGATGCCGAGCAAGTAAGCGACGGCGAGGGGAAAAAGATGGTGAGGAAACCGCAGATTAGGGCCAATGAAAGATCGATCGACAACGAAACGAGAAAGTAAGatgtaaaaatttattgtGTCATGTACGGCTAAATCCTATCCAACTTTTCACTGTGAGAATCGAATCCTGACCGTCCATTTAAACCCTAGAATCTACGGCTCGTAAATTAAAATCGAATCCTGAAcggtcaaattttaaatttttaagaaccGTGTCTTCAAGTTTATAGGTAAATAACGATCTAATTAAAGGGataataatttgtattttaaattttagtaagttttactatttataacgATTTAATCATTATCgtttatggtaaaaaaaaatattattaaatatatttgaatatataatatataatataaaataatataatatcttctttaatttaggtttaaatagtataaaaaatcactaatttaaatttcattccaaatttaaatggtatcaaatacgtaaatatatttttcaacgATAcagtatatattttatatatatatatatatatatatatatatatatcataatactaaaaacattttttttatcactcAAAAAGCATGGTTAACAATTTATAgtgttaaaaatattatattaaactcggtaataattagattttttttatgc is part of the Cucurbita pepo subsp. pepo cultivar mu-cu-16 chromosome LG03, ASM280686v2, whole genome shotgun sequence genome and encodes:
- the LOC111791589 gene encoding eukaryotic initiation factor 4A-3 → MAAAATTSVVPPNRRRAVTAPEDKLEFETTEGVEPILSFDQMGIKDDLLRGIYAYGFEKPSAIQQRAVRPIIEGRDVIAQAQSGTGKTSMIALTVCQVVDTSSREVQALILSPTRELATQTEKVILAIGDYINIQAHSCIGGKSVGEDIRKLEFGVQVVSGTPGRVCDMIKRRTLRTRAIKLLILDESDEMLSRGFKDQIYDVYRYLPPELQVVLISATLPHEILEMTNKFMTDPVRILVKRDELTLEGIKQFFVAVEREEWKFDTLCDLYDTLTITQAVIFCNTKRKVEWLTEKMRSNNFTVSHMHGDMPQKERDAIMGEFRSGTTRVLITTDVWARGLDVQQVSLVINYDLPNNRELYIHRIGRSGRFGRKGVAINFVKSDDIKILRDIEQYYSTQIDEMPMNVADLI